The proteins below are encoded in one region of Puntigrus tetrazona isolate hp1 chromosome 5, ASM1883169v1, whole genome shotgun sequence:
- the LOC122344710 gene encoding LOW QUALITY PROTEIN: glutathione hydrolase 6-like (The sequence of the model RefSeq protein was modified relative to this genomic sequence to represent the inferred CDS: inserted 1 base in 1 codon; deleted 2 bases in 1 codon; substituted 1 base at 1 genomic stop codon), with protein sequence MKTTNTITNIIRMMVTTMTTTMTTKSEMMMIIIIMIMIVTLHEHSQSLYHNAAIITDSANCSSIGKELLQDGGNVVDAGIAALLCLGVVHPHTAGLGGVFSAILYNHTTRSFKAINDTSQNRPTYGAPSLLRGLRLLHSKYGQLEWSRLFEGATKLAKEGFLIDRILSRALETHKDKILQSRLCDVFCDTSGRVKSEGEHVANGHLSELLLSVSLNSSHFPENLAVKLAQDISEAERGPFLAAAQASGGEISEPLIVKEEKCSVLSAPNQLTGRMVYNILHRVREQNLTFPSHRDHDNAFASYNALLNLANEFFNTSQRDMFTLNTASSHVGILDSHGDFMVISTSLNSTWGSGKYLPSSGVILNDFTSDITQXPYFSFPLVLSISQDEVDDPEEKQFVAVTGGLSALLHSVVMLRNVADAGLPAHETVSGPLLHIEQGGSRSLSGCISGVTNNTVFRLFSEEISLXEVGECSDCFLSMILRLKAEHVGAYGAPAIEVHADGY encoded by the exons ATGAAGACCACAAACACCATCACGAACATCATCAGGATGATGGTGACCACAATGACCACGACCATGACCACAAAGTcggagatgatgatgatcatcatcatcatgatcaTGATAGTCACACTCCATGAACACAGTCAATCGCTGTACCACAATGCCGCTATCATCACAGACTCTG CAAACTGTTCCAGTATTGGTAAGGAGCTTCTTCAAGACGGAGGGAATGTAGTCGATGCAGGGATTGCTGCTTTACTCTGCCTAGGAGTTGTTCATCCACACACCGCTGGATTAG GTGGAGTGTTTTCTGCAATTTTGTACAATCACACAACGAGATCATTTAAAGCGATAAACGACACTTCTCAGAATCGGCCTACATATGGCGCACCCTCATTATTGCGGGGTCTTCGACTGCTGCATTCCAAATATGGGCAATTAGAATGGAGTCGACTTTTTGAGGGCGCCACGAAACTCGCTAAAGAGGGTTTCCTTATCGATCGAATCCTCTCCAGGGCTTTAGAAACCCACAAGGACAAAATACTCCAGTCGAGACTGTGCGATGTGTTCTGCGATACTAGCGGCCGTGTGAAATCAGAGGGCGAGCATGTCGCCAACGGGCATCTATCAGAACTTTTGCTGAGCGTCAGCCTAAATAGCTCCCATTTCCCGGAAAACCTGGCCGTAAAATTGGCTCAAGACATTTCTGAAGCAGAGAGAGGTCCTTTCCTTGCTGCCGCTCAGGCCAGCGGCGGAGAAATCAGTGAGCCCCTTATCGTGAAAGAGGAGAAATGCAGCGTTCTTTCAGCCCCCAACCAGCTCACAGGTAGAATGGtgtacaatatattacatagaGTCCGAGAGCAAAACCTCACTTTTCCGAGCCACAGAGATCACGATAATGCCTTTGCCTCTTATAATGCCCTCTTAAATTTGGCGAATGAATTCTTCAACACAAGTCAGAGAGACATGTTCACATTAAACACAGCAAGCAGTCATGTAGGAATTCTTGATAGCCACGGCGACTTCATGGTAATCTCCACCTCGCTCAATAGCACATGGGGATCCGGGAAATACTTACCAAGCAGCGGAGTGATTCTCAATGACTTTACCTCAGACATCACTC AGCCTTACTTTAGTTTTCCTCTAGTGCTAAGTATAAGTCAAGATGAGGTGGATGATCCGGAGGAGAAGCAGTTTGTTGCCGTGACCGGAGGGCTTTCTGCCCTGCTTCATTCTGTGGTTATGCTGAGAAACGTGGCCGACGCGGGACTGCCTGCCCACGAGACTGTGAGCGGCCCTCTTCTCCATATAGAGCAGGGGGGTTCCAGGTCTCTGTCTGGCTGTATATCTGGTGTCACAAACAACACTGTCTTCCGGTTGTTTTCAGAGGAGATAAGCCTGTAG GAAGTTGGCGAGTGTTCAGATTGCTTTTTGTCCATGATTCTGCGACTGAAGGCAGAACATGTAGGAGCCTATGGAGCTCCAGCTATTGAGGTCCATGCTGACGGATACTAA